Genomic segment of Actinomycetes bacterium:
GACCTCGCTTACCACGTGTTCGGAGAGGGCATCCCGGTGATCTGCCTGCCGGGCGGCCCGATGCAGGACTCCGTTTACCTCGGTGAACTCGGCGGCCTGTCGGCGCATCGGCAGTTGATCATGGTGGACCATCGGGGCACCGGCCAGTCCGCGATACCGGAGGATGCCGCCTCCTACCGCTGTGACCGGCTTGTCGATGATGTCGAGGCTCTGCGCGAGCACCTTGATCTTGACCGGTTGGACCTGCTCGCGCACTGCGCCGGCGCGAACCTCGCGGCGCTGTATGTGGCCCGGCACCCAGAACGCGTCGGCAAGCTCGCTCTGATCACCCCGAGCACCATGGCCGTCGGCATCGCGGCCACCGGGGAGGCCCGGCGTGAGACCGCGCGGCTCCGCAAGGACGAGCCCTGGTTCGGATCGGCCTTCGCAGCTCTTGAAGCAATCGTGGCCGGCAACGCCACCGACGACAGCTGGAAGGCCATCGAGCCCTTCTTCTACGGCCGATGGGATGCGGCGGCACAAGCCCACCAGGCGGCCCAGGACGGCCATCGGAACAAGGAAGCCGCGGCCGCCTTCGGCGCTGAGGGCGCCTTCGACCCGGAGGCCACCCGCGCGGCACTCGCCGCATTCAACGCGCCGGTGCTGCTGCTTGCCGGAGAGGTCGACCTGAACACGATTCCGAGCGTCGTGGCCGAATTCGCCGAGCTGTTCCCGAACGCCGAGCTCGTCGTTCAACCAGAAGCAGGCCACTATCCGTGGCTCGATGACGCTGACCGGTTCGTGGCGACAACCGCGACGTTCCTGGGATGAAGGTTGCCTCGCGAGGGAGCCGATCGAACGCCGACCGGCTGCCCCGGGCCAGGCTGACGTGGTGCCCAACCTCATCGACATTTCCCGACCCCTCGACCACCAACCGGTGCCCGAACCCGCCTACAAACGGTGCCCCTTCTCGATGGCATAGCCAACCTCGCGTCGCCGCACAATCGCTGAGGTGAACTGCGCGGTCGCGGTCGGCGTTGTGGGGTGTGGTGCGGTCGCGTGTGGCGCAGTTTCTGGCAAATCTCTGGCAAGGGCTGCTGCGGCTGGGCCCGGTTGAACCAAGCGTCGGAGGCAGAAGCCGCCAGATCCGTAGACTGGCGCTCTGCGTCGGACTGGTCGGCTCCAGACGGATCTGCCCTGCTCACGTCGGGTGCGCCGTCGATCCAGACGGAACCAGAAGGACCCGTCGGATCGTCTGGATGACCAAGCGGATGATCAAGCAAGCCAGACAGCTCGACGAGCGAGTTCGGGTCGAGCACAAGATTTCCGATCTGGTGCTCTGCCCACAAGGAGGATGGGGGGTCGAGCTCTCATGAGTGTGCTTGAGAAGCGTAGTGTTCGAGTC
This window contains:
- a CDS encoding alpha/beta hydrolase; translation: MPTFSAPDGTDLAYHVFGEGIPVICLPGGPMQDSVYLGELGGLSAHRQLIMVDHRGTGQSAIPEDAASYRCDRLVDDVEALREHLDLDRLDLLAHCAGANLAALYVARHPERVGKLALITPSTMAVGIAATGEARRETARLRKDEPWFGSAFAALEAIVAGNATDDSWKAIEPFFYGRWDAAAQAHQAAQDGHRNKEAAAAFGAEGAFDPEATRAALAAFNAPVLLLAGEVDLNTIPSVVAEFAELFPNAELVVQPEAGHYPWLDDADRFVATTATFLG